A genomic segment from Eriocheir sinensis breed Jianghai 21 unplaced genomic scaffold, ASM2467909v1 Scaffold1263, whole genome shotgun sequence encodes:
- the LOC126989661 gene encoding uncharacterized protein LOC126989661: MEAEILYLFNASYASRTVPAAWKSAAIVPIPKAGDATQYRPISVISCLGKTMERVLFYCLERGNGQGRVLSYADDIAIVSSEPNHVARARAMLRRLLASCTEFGLVPNPAKSKAMAFGFVLPRDPLYIDAVLVPWVPQFTYLGMLLDSHLSFKSCIASV, from the exons ATGGAAGCTGAGATACTCTACCTCTTTAACGCCTCCTACGCCTCTCGCACTGTCCCCGCTGCCTGGAAGTCCGCTGCCATTGTCCCCATCCCGAAGGCAGGGGATGCCACGCAGTACCGCCCCATCTCCGTCATCAGCTGCCTGGGCAAGACGATGGAGCGGGTCCTCTTCTACTGTCTCGAGAGG GGTAACGGGCAGGGCCGGGTCCTGAGCTACGCGGACGACATCGCCATCGTCTCCTCAGAACCCAACCACGTGGCTCGGGCCCGCGCCATGCTCCGCCGCCTCCTTGCCTCCTGCACTGAGTTTGGCCTCGTGCCCAACCCGGCCAAGTCGAAGGCCATGGCCTTTGGTTTTGTCCTTCCCCGGGACCCCCTCTACATTGACGCCGTCCTCGTGCCTTGGGTCCCTCAGTTCACCTACCTGGGCATGCTCCTCGACTCTCACCTTTCCTTTAAGTCCTGCATAGCCTCCGTCTGA